One window of the Oncorhynchus mykiss isolate Arlee chromosome 5, USDA_OmykA_1.1, whole genome shotgun sequence genome contains the following:
- the LOC110524391 gene encoding ankyrin repeat domain-containing protein 29 isoform X2, translating to MSFKKETPLANAVFWAARKGNLALLQLLLNSGRVDADCRDSFGTTALMVASYSGHYDCARELIMQGTDINLQREQGHNEVVKLLFEFGGSTEFQTKDGGTALSAACQYGHSKVVDTLLKNGANVHDQLHDGATPLFLASQEGHVTVIRQLLSSGAKVNHPREVRPHSHTIIEDLNRGTDIFISCLTLFLLLFYLHVTFLPFCSSSLHSLPYPPPPLQDGTAPLWMAAQMGHSEVVKVLLLRGADRDADRKDGSTALFKAAFKGHNAVIEELLKFSPSLGLLKNGSTALHAAVMGDNHKSVNLLLGANADPTLPNKNNELPADLTKSNRILRALRPHILNGSS from the exons ATGTCGTTCAAG AAGGAGACTCCCCTTGCTAACGCCGTGTTTTGGGCAGCTCGTAAGGGGAACTTGGCCCTGCTTCAATTACTGCTCAACAGTGGTCGTGTGGATGCCGACTGCAGAGACAGT TTTGGCACCACAGCCCTGATGGTGGCGTCCTACAGCGGCCACTATGACTGTGCCAGGGAGCTGATCATGCAGGGAACTGACATTAACCTGCAGAGAGAG CAGGGACACAATGAAGTAGTGAAGCTGCTCTTTGAATTTGGTGGCTCAACTGAATTCCAGACAAAG GACGGTGGCACAGCCCTCTCTGCAGCCTGCCAGTATGGCCACTCTAAGGTGGTGGACACTCTGCTGAAGAACGGCGCCAATGTCCATGATCAGCTGCAT GATGGTGCCACTCCACTCTTCCTTGCTTCACAGGAGGGTCATGTGACTGTCATACGTCAACTTCTGTCATCTGGAGCCAAAGTTAACCACCCTAGGGAAGTGAGGCCACACTCCCATACAATAATAGAGGACCTCAATAGAGGGACTGACATCTTCATCTCTTGtctcaccctcttcctccttttATTTTATCTCCATGTAACTTTTCTCCCCTTCTGTTCCTCCTCACTCCACTCCCTaccgtacccccccccccctctccaggaTGGCACAGCCCCCCTGTGGATGGCAGCCCAGATGGGACACAGTGAAGTAGTGAAGGTTTTACTTCTGCGTGGTGCAGATCGGGATGCTGACAGAAAA GACGGGTCAACTGCACTATTCAAGGCAGCTTTCAAAGGACACAACGCTGTCATTGAGGAGCTCCTCAAGTTCTCCCCTTCATTGGGCCTTCTCAAG AATGGTTCCACAGCCCTCCACGCTGCTGTCATGGGTGACAATCATAAAAGTGTAAACCTTCTGCTGGGGGCCAACGCAGACCCCACACTACCCAACAAG AACAATGAACTGCCAGCAGATCTTACAAAGAGCAATCGCATCCTGAGGGCTCTGCGACCGCACATCTTAAATGGAAGTAGTTGA
- the LOC110524391 gene encoding ankyrin repeat domain-containing protein 29 isoform X9, giving the protein MSFKKETPLANAVFWAARKGNLALLQLLLNSGRVDADCRDSFGTTALMVASYSGHYDCARELIMQGTDINLQRETGSTALFFASQQGHNEVVKLLFEFGGSTEFQTKDGGTALSAACQYGHSKVVDTLLKNGANVHDQLHDGTAPLWMAAQMGHSEVVKVLLLRGADRDADRKDGSTALFKAAFKGHNAVIEELLKFSPSLGLLKNGSTALHAAVMGDNHKSVNLLLGANADPTLPNKNNELPADLTKSNRILRALRPHILNGSS; this is encoded by the exons ATGTCGTTCAAG AAGGAGACTCCCCTTGCTAACGCCGTGTTTTGGGCAGCTCGTAAGGGGAACTTGGCCCTGCTTCAATTACTGCTCAACAGTGGTCGTGTGGATGCCGACTGCAGAGACAGT TTTGGCACCACAGCCCTGATGGTGGCGTCCTACAGCGGCCACTATGACTGTGCCAGGGAGCTGATCATGCAGGGAACTGACATTAACCTGCAGAGAGAG ACAGGCTCCACTGCCCTCTTCTTTGCTTCCCAGCAGGGACACAATGAAGTAGTGAAGCTGCTCTTTGAATTTGGTGGCTCAACTGAATTCCAGACAAAG GACGGTGGCACAGCCCTCTCTGCAGCCTGCCAGTATGGCCACTCTAAGGTGGTGGACACTCTGCTGAAGAACGGCGCCAATGTCCATGATCAGCTGCAT gaTGGCACAGCCCCCCTGTGGATGGCAGCCCAGATGGGACACAGTGAAGTAGTGAAGGTTTTACTTCTGCGTGGTGCAGATCGGGATGCTGACAGAAAA GACGGGTCAACTGCACTATTCAAGGCAGCTTTCAAAGGACACAACGCTGTCATTGAGGAGCTCCTCAAGTTCTCCCCTTCATTGGGCCTTCTCAAG AATGGTTCCACAGCCCTCCACGCTGCTGTCATGGGTGACAATCATAAAAGTGTAAACCTTCTGCTGGGGGCCAACGCAGACCCCACACTACCCAACAAG AACAATGAACTGCCAGCAGATCTTACAAAGAGCAATCGCATCCTGAGGGCTCTGCGACCGCACATCTTAAATGGAAGTAGTTGA
- the LOC110524391 gene encoding ankyrin repeat domain-containing protein 29 isoform X4: MVASYSGHYDCARELIMQGTDINLQRETGSTALFFASQQGHNEVVKLLFEFGGSTEFQTKDGGTALSAACQYGHSKVVDTLLKNGANVHDQLHDGATPLFLASQEGHVTVIRQLLSSGAKVNHPREVRPHSHTIIEDLNRGTDIFISCLTLFLLLFYLHVTFLPFCSSSLHSLPYPPPPLQDGTAPLWMAAQMGHSEVVKVLLLRGADRDADRKDGSTALFKAAFKGHNAVIEELLKFSPSLGLLKNGSTALHAAVMGDNHKSVNLLLGANADPTLPNKNNELPADLTKSNRILRALRPHILNGSS; this comes from the exons ATGGTGGCGTCCTACAGCGGCCACTATGACTGTGCCAGGGAGCTGATCATGCAGGGAACTGACATTAACCTGCAGAGAGAG ACAGGCTCCACTGCCCTCTTCTTTGCTTCCCAGCAGGGACACAATGAAGTAGTGAAGCTGCTCTTTGAATTTGGTGGCTCAACTGAATTCCAGACAAAG GACGGTGGCACAGCCCTCTCTGCAGCCTGCCAGTATGGCCACTCTAAGGTGGTGGACACTCTGCTGAAGAACGGCGCCAATGTCCATGATCAGCTGCAT GATGGTGCCACTCCACTCTTCCTTGCTTCACAGGAGGGTCATGTGACTGTCATACGTCAACTTCTGTCATCTGGAGCCAAAGTTAACCACCCTAGGGAAGTGAGGCCACACTCCCATACAATAATAGAGGACCTCAATAGAGGGACTGACATCTTCATCTCTTGtctcaccctcttcctccttttATTTTATCTCCATGTAACTTTTCTCCCCTTCTGTTCCTCCTCACTCCACTCCCTaccgtacccccccccccctctccaggaTGGCACAGCCCCCCTGTGGATGGCAGCCCAGATGGGACACAGTGAAGTAGTGAAGGTTTTACTTCTGCGTGGTGCAGATCGGGATGCTGACAGAAAA GACGGGTCAACTGCACTATTCAAGGCAGCTTTCAAAGGACACAACGCTGTCATTGAGGAGCTCCTCAAGTTCTCCCCTTCATTGGGCCTTCTCAAG AATGGTTCCACAGCCCTCCACGCTGCTGTCATGGGTGACAATCATAAAAGTGTAAACCTTCTGCTGGGGGCCAACGCAGACCCCACACTACCCAACAAG AACAATGAACTGCCAGCAGATCTTACAAAGAGCAATCGCATCCTGAGGGCTCTGCGACCGCACATCTTAAATGGAAGTAGTTGA
- the LOC110524391 gene encoding ankyrin repeat domain-containing protein 29 isoform X1, whose translation MSFKKETPLANAVFWAARKGNLALLQLLLNSGRVDADCRDSFGTTALMVASYSGHYDCARELIMQGTDINLQRETGSTALFFASQQGHNEVVKLLFEFGGSTEFQTKDGGTALSAACQYGHSKVVDTLLKNGANVHDQLHDGATPLFLASQEGHVTVIRQLLSSGAKVNHPREVRPHSHTIIEDLNRGTDIFISCLTLFLLLFYLHVTFLPFCSSSLHSLPYPPPPLQDGTAPLWMAAQMGHSEVVKVLLLRGADRDADRKDGSTALFKAAFKGHNAVIEELLKFSPSLGLLKNGSTALHAAVMGDNHKSVNLLLGANADPTLPNKNNELPADLTKSNRILRALRPHILNGSS comes from the exons ATGTCGTTCAAG AAGGAGACTCCCCTTGCTAACGCCGTGTTTTGGGCAGCTCGTAAGGGGAACTTGGCCCTGCTTCAATTACTGCTCAACAGTGGTCGTGTGGATGCCGACTGCAGAGACAGT TTTGGCACCACAGCCCTGATGGTGGCGTCCTACAGCGGCCACTATGACTGTGCCAGGGAGCTGATCATGCAGGGAACTGACATTAACCTGCAGAGAGAG ACAGGCTCCACTGCCCTCTTCTTTGCTTCCCAGCAGGGACACAATGAAGTAGTGAAGCTGCTCTTTGAATTTGGTGGCTCAACTGAATTCCAGACAAAG GACGGTGGCACAGCCCTCTCTGCAGCCTGCCAGTATGGCCACTCTAAGGTGGTGGACACTCTGCTGAAGAACGGCGCCAATGTCCATGATCAGCTGCAT GATGGTGCCACTCCACTCTTCCTTGCTTCACAGGAGGGTCATGTGACTGTCATACGTCAACTTCTGTCATCTGGAGCCAAAGTTAACCACCCTAGGGAAGTGAGGCCACACTCCCATACAATAATAGAGGACCTCAATAGAGGGACTGACATCTTCATCTCTTGtctcaccctcttcctccttttATTTTATCTCCATGTAACTTTTCTCCCCTTCTGTTCCTCCTCACTCCACTCCCTaccgtacccccccccccctctccaggaTGGCACAGCCCCCCTGTGGATGGCAGCCCAGATGGGACACAGTGAAGTAGTGAAGGTTTTACTTCTGCGTGGTGCAGATCGGGATGCTGACAGAAAA GACGGGTCAACTGCACTATTCAAGGCAGCTTTCAAAGGACACAACGCTGTCATTGAGGAGCTCCTCAAGTTCTCCCCTTCATTGGGCCTTCTCAAG AATGGTTCCACAGCCCTCCACGCTGCTGTCATGGGTGACAATCATAAAAGTGTAAACCTTCTGCTGGGGGCCAACGCAGACCCCACACTACCCAACAAG AACAATGAACTGCCAGCAGATCTTACAAAGAGCAATCGCATCCTGAGGGCTCTGCGACCGCACATCTTAAATGGAAGTAGTTGA
- the LOC110524391 gene encoding ankyrin repeat domain-containing protein 29 isoform X6 — protein MSFKKETPLANAVFWAARKGNLALLQLLLNSGRVDADCRDSFGTTALMVASYSGHYDCARELIMQGTDINLQRETGSTALFFASQQGHNEVVKLLFEFGGSTEFQTKDGGTALSAACQYGHSKVVDTLLKNGANVHDQLHDGATPLFLASQEGHVTVIRQLLSSGAKVNHPREDGTAPLWMAAQMGHSEVVKVLLLRGADRDADRKDGSTALFKAAFKGHNAVIEELLKFSPSLGLLKNGSTALHAAVMGDNHKSVNLLLGANADPTLPNKNNELPADLTKSNRILRALRPHILNGSS, from the exons ATGTCGTTCAAG AAGGAGACTCCCCTTGCTAACGCCGTGTTTTGGGCAGCTCGTAAGGGGAACTTGGCCCTGCTTCAATTACTGCTCAACAGTGGTCGTGTGGATGCCGACTGCAGAGACAGT TTTGGCACCACAGCCCTGATGGTGGCGTCCTACAGCGGCCACTATGACTGTGCCAGGGAGCTGATCATGCAGGGAACTGACATTAACCTGCAGAGAGAG ACAGGCTCCACTGCCCTCTTCTTTGCTTCCCAGCAGGGACACAATGAAGTAGTGAAGCTGCTCTTTGAATTTGGTGGCTCAACTGAATTCCAGACAAAG GACGGTGGCACAGCCCTCTCTGCAGCCTGCCAGTATGGCCACTCTAAGGTGGTGGACACTCTGCTGAAGAACGGCGCCAATGTCCATGATCAGCTGCAT GATGGTGCCACTCCACTCTTCCTTGCTTCACAGGAGGGTCATGTGACTGTCATACGTCAACTTCTGTCATCTGGAGCCAAAGTTAACCACCCTAGGGAA gaTGGCACAGCCCCCCTGTGGATGGCAGCCCAGATGGGACACAGTGAAGTAGTGAAGGTTTTACTTCTGCGTGGTGCAGATCGGGATGCTGACAGAAAA GACGGGTCAACTGCACTATTCAAGGCAGCTTTCAAAGGACACAACGCTGTCATTGAGGAGCTCCTCAAGTTCTCCCCTTCATTGGGCCTTCTCAAG AATGGTTCCACAGCCCTCCACGCTGCTGTCATGGGTGACAATCATAAAAGTGTAAACCTTCTGCTGGGGGCCAACGCAGACCCCACACTACCCAACAAG AACAATGAACTGCCAGCAGATCTTACAAAGAGCAATCGCATCCTGAGGGCTCTGCGACCGCACATCTTAAATGGAAGTAGTTGA
- the LOC110524391 gene encoding ankyrin repeat domain-containing protein 29 isoform X3 → MSFKFGTTALMVASYSGHYDCARELIMQGTDINLQRETGSTALFFASQQGHNEVVKLLFEFGGSTEFQTKDGGTALSAACQYGHSKVVDTLLKNGANVHDQLHDGATPLFLASQEGHVTVIRQLLSSGAKVNHPREVRPHSHTIIEDLNRGTDIFISCLTLFLLLFYLHVTFLPFCSSSLHSLPYPPPPLQDGTAPLWMAAQMGHSEVVKVLLLRGADRDADRKDGSTALFKAAFKGHNAVIEELLKFSPSLGLLKNGSTALHAAVMGDNHKSVNLLLGANADPTLPNKNNELPADLTKSNRILRALRPHILNGSS, encoded by the exons ATGTCGTTCAAG TTTGGCACCACAGCCCTGATGGTGGCGTCCTACAGCGGCCACTATGACTGTGCCAGGGAGCTGATCATGCAGGGAACTGACATTAACCTGCAGAGAGAG ACAGGCTCCACTGCCCTCTTCTTTGCTTCCCAGCAGGGACACAATGAAGTAGTGAAGCTGCTCTTTGAATTTGGTGGCTCAACTGAATTCCAGACAAAG GACGGTGGCACAGCCCTCTCTGCAGCCTGCCAGTATGGCCACTCTAAGGTGGTGGACACTCTGCTGAAGAACGGCGCCAATGTCCATGATCAGCTGCAT GATGGTGCCACTCCACTCTTCCTTGCTTCACAGGAGGGTCATGTGACTGTCATACGTCAACTTCTGTCATCTGGAGCCAAAGTTAACCACCCTAGGGAAGTGAGGCCACACTCCCATACAATAATAGAGGACCTCAATAGAGGGACTGACATCTTCATCTCTTGtctcaccctcttcctccttttATTTTATCTCCATGTAACTTTTCTCCCCTTCTGTTCCTCCTCACTCCACTCCCTaccgtacccccccccccctctccaggaTGGCACAGCCCCCCTGTGGATGGCAGCCCAGATGGGACACAGTGAAGTAGTGAAGGTTTTACTTCTGCGTGGTGCAGATCGGGATGCTGACAGAAAA GACGGGTCAACTGCACTATTCAAGGCAGCTTTCAAAGGACACAACGCTGTCATTGAGGAGCTCCTCAAGTTCTCCCCTTCATTGGGCCTTCTCAAG AATGGTTCCACAGCCCTCCACGCTGCTGTCATGGGTGACAATCATAAAAGTGTAAACCTTCTGCTGGGGGCCAACGCAGACCCCACACTACCCAACAAG AACAATGAACTGCCAGCAGATCTTACAAAGAGCAATCGCATCCTGAGGGCTCTGCGACCGCACATCTTAAATGGAAGTAGTTGA
- the LOC110524391 gene encoding ankyrin repeat domain-containing protein 29 isoform X11 produces the protein MSFKFGTTALMVASYSGHYDCARELIMQGTDINLQREQGHNEVVKLLFEFGGSTEFQTKDGGTALSAACQYGHSKVVDTLLKNGANVHDQLHDGATPLFLASQEGHVTVIRQLLSSGAKVNHPREDGTAPLWMAAQMGHSEVVKVLLLRGADRDADRKDGSTALFKAAFKGHNAVIEELLKFSPSLGLLKNGSTALHAAVMGDNHKSVNLLLGANADPTLPNKNNELPADLTKSNRILRALRPHILNGSS, from the exons ATGTCGTTCAAG TTTGGCACCACAGCCCTGATGGTGGCGTCCTACAGCGGCCACTATGACTGTGCCAGGGAGCTGATCATGCAGGGAACTGACATTAACCTGCAGAGAGAG CAGGGACACAATGAAGTAGTGAAGCTGCTCTTTGAATTTGGTGGCTCAACTGAATTCCAGACAAAG GACGGTGGCACAGCCCTCTCTGCAGCCTGCCAGTATGGCCACTCTAAGGTGGTGGACACTCTGCTGAAGAACGGCGCCAATGTCCATGATCAGCTGCAT GATGGTGCCACTCCACTCTTCCTTGCTTCACAGGAGGGTCATGTGACTGTCATACGTCAACTTCTGTCATCTGGAGCCAAAGTTAACCACCCTAGGGAA gaTGGCACAGCCCCCCTGTGGATGGCAGCCCAGATGGGACACAGTGAAGTAGTGAAGGTTTTACTTCTGCGTGGTGCAGATCGGGATGCTGACAGAAAA GACGGGTCAACTGCACTATTCAAGGCAGCTTTCAAAGGACACAACGCTGTCATTGAGGAGCTCCTCAAGTTCTCCCCTTCATTGGGCCTTCTCAAG AATGGTTCCACAGCCCTCCACGCTGCTGTCATGGGTGACAATCATAAAAGTGTAAACCTTCTGCTGGGGGCCAACGCAGACCCCACACTACCCAACAAG AACAATGAACTGCCAGCAGATCTTACAAAGAGCAATCGCATCCTGAGGGCTCTGCGACCGCACATCTTAAATGGAAGTAGTTGA
- the LOC110524391 gene encoding ankyrin repeat domain-containing protein 29 isoform X8 — protein sequence MSFKKETPLANAVFWAARKGNLALLQLLLNSGRVDADCRDSFGTTALMVASYSGHYDCARELIMQGTDINLQREQGHNEVVKLLFEFGGSTEFQTKDGGTALSAACQYGHSKVVDTLLKNGANVHDQLHDGATPLFLASQEGHVTVIRQLLSSGAKVNHPREDGTAPLWMAAQMGHSEVVKVLLLRGADRDADRKDGSTALFKAAFKGHNAVIEELLKFSPSLGLLKNGSTALHAAVMGDNHKSVNLLLGANADPTLPNKNNELPADLTKSNRILRALRPHILNGSS from the exons ATGTCGTTCAAG AAGGAGACTCCCCTTGCTAACGCCGTGTTTTGGGCAGCTCGTAAGGGGAACTTGGCCCTGCTTCAATTACTGCTCAACAGTGGTCGTGTGGATGCCGACTGCAGAGACAGT TTTGGCACCACAGCCCTGATGGTGGCGTCCTACAGCGGCCACTATGACTGTGCCAGGGAGCTGATCATGCAGGGAACTGACATTAACCTGCAGAGAGAG CAGGGACACAATGAAGTAGTGAAGCTGCTCTTTGAATTTGGTGGCTCAACTGAATTCCAGACAAAG GACGGTGGCACAGCCCTCTCTGCAGCCTGCCAGTATGGCCACTCTAAGGTGGTGGACACTCTGCTGAAGAACGGCGCCAATGTCCATGATCAGCTGCAT GATGGTGCCACTCCACTCTTCCTTGCTTCACAGGAGGGTCATGTGACTGTCATACGTCAACTTCTGTCATCTGGAGCCAAAGTTAACCACCCTAGGGAA gaTGGCACAGCCCCCCTGTGGATGGCAGCCCAGATGGGACACAGTGAAGTAGTGAAGGTTTTACTTCTGCGTGGTGCAGATCGGGATGCTGACAGAAAA GACGGGTCAACTGCACTATTCAAGGCAGCTTTCAAAGGACACAACGCTGTCATTGAGGAGCTCCTCAAGTTCTCCCCTTCATTGGGCCTTCTCAAG AATGGTTCCACAGCCCTCCACGCTGCTGTCATGGGTGACAATCATAAAAGTGTAAACCTTCTGCTGGGGGCCAACGCAGACCCCACACTACCCAACAAG AACAATGAACTGCCAGCAGATCTTACAAAGAGCAATCGCATCCTGAGGGCTCTGCGACCGCACATCTTAAATGGAAGTAGTTGA
- the LOC110524391 gene encoding ankyrin repeat domain-containing protein 29 isoform X10, which translates to MVASYSGHYDCARELIMQGTDINLQRETGSTALFFASQQGHNEVVKLLFEFGGSTEFQTKDGGTALSAACQYGHSKVVDTLLKNGANVHDQLHDGATPLFLASQEGHVTVIRQLLSSGAKVNHPREDGTAPLWMAAQMGHSEVVKVLLLRGADRDADRKDGSTALFKAAFKGHNAVIEELLKFSPSLGLLKNGSTALHAAVMGDNHKSVNLLLGANADPTLPNKNNELPADLTKSNRILRALRPHILNGSS; encoded by the exons ATGGTGGCGTCCTACAGCGGCCACTATGACTGTGCCAGGGAGCTGATCATGCAGGGAACTGACATTAACCTGCAGAGAGAG ACAGGCTCCACTGCCCTCTTCTTTGCTTCCCAGCAGGGACACAATGAAGTAGTGAAGCTGCTCTTTGAATTTGGTGGCTCAACTGAATTCCAGACAAAG GACGGTGGCACAGCCCTCTCTGCAGCCTGCCAGTATGGCCACTCTAAGGTGGTGGACACTCTGCTGAAGAACGGCGCCAATGTCCATGATCAGCTGCAT GATGGTGCCACTCCACTCTTCCTTGCTTCACAGGAGGGTCATGTGACTGTCATACGTCAACTTCTGTCATCTGGAGCCAAAGTTAACCACCCTAGGGAA gaTGGCACAGCCCCCCTGTGGATGGCAGCCCAGATGGGACACAGTGAAGTAGTGAAGGTTTTACTTCTGCGTGGTGCAGATCGGGATGCTGACAGAAAA GACGGGTCAACTGCACTATTCAAGGCAGCTTTCAAAGGACACAACGCTGTCATTGAGGAGCTCCTCAAGTTCTCCCCTTCATTGGGCCTTCTCAAG AATGGTTCCACAGCCCTCCACGCTGCTGTCATGGGTGACAATCATAAAAGTGTAAACCTTCTGCTGGGGGCCAACGCAGACCCCACACTACCCAACAAG AACAATGAACTGCCAGCAGATCTTACAAAGAGCAATCGCATCCTGAGGGCTCTGCGACCGCACATCTTAAATGGAAGTAGTTGA
- the LOC110524391 gene encoding ankyrin repeat domain-containing protein 29 isoform X7 — MVASYSGHYDCARELIMQGTDINLQREQGHNEVVKLLFEFGGSTEFQTKDGGTALSAACQYGHSKVVDTLLKNGANVHDQLHDGATPLFLASQEGHVTVIRQLLSSGAKVNHPREVRPHSHTIIEDLNRGTDIFISCLTLFLLLFYLHVTFLPFCSSSLHSLPYPPPPLQDGTAPLWMAAQMGHSEVVKVLLLRGADRDADRKDGSTALFKAAFKGHNAVIEELLKFSPSLGLLKNGSTALHAAVMGDNHKSVNLLLGANADPTLPNKNNELPADLTKSNRILRALRPHILNGSS; from the exons ATGGTGGCGTCCTACAGCGGCCACTATGACTGTGCCAGGGAGCTGATCATGCAGGGAACTGACATTAACCTGCAGAGAGAG CAGGGACACAATGAAGTAGTGAAGCTGCTCTTTGAATTTGGTGGCTCAACTGAATTCCAGACAAAG GACGGTGGCACAGCCCTCTCTGCAGCCTGCCAGTATGGCCACTCTAAGGTGGTGGACACTCTGCTGAAGAACGGCGCCAATGTCCATGATCAGCTGCAT GATGGTGCCACTCCACTCTTCCTTGCTTCACAGGAGGGTCATGTGACTGTCATACGTCAACTTCTGTCATCTGGAGCCAAAGTTAACCACCCTAGGGAAGTGAGGCCACACTCCCATACAATAATAGAGGACCTCAATAGAGGGACTGACATCTTCATCTCTTGtctcaccctcttcctccttttATTTTATCTCCATGTAACTTTTCTCCCCTTCTGTTCCTCCTCACTCCACTCCCTaccgtacccccccccccctctccaggaTGGCACAGCCCCCCTGTGGATGGCAGCCCAGATGGGACACAGTGAAGTAGTGAAGGTTTTACTTCTGCGTGGTGCAGATCGGGATGCTGACAGAAAA GACGGGTCAACTGCACTATTCAAGGCAGCTTTCAAAGGACACAACGCTGTCATTGAGGAGCTCCTCAAGTTCTCCCCTTCATTGGGCCTTCTCAAG AATGGTTCCACAGCCCTCCACGCTGCTGTCATGGGTGACAATCATAAAAGTGTAAACCTTCTGCTGGGGGCCAACGCAGACCCCACACTACCCAACAAG AACAATGAACTGCCAGCAGATCTTACAAAGAGCAATCGCATCCTGAGGGCTCTGCGACCGCACATCTTAAATGGAAGTAGTTGA
- the LOC110524391 gene encoding ankyrin repeat domain-containing protein 29 isoform X5 yields the protein MSFKFGTTALMVASYSGHYDCARELIMQGTDINLQREQGHNEVVKLLFEFGGSTEFQTKDGGTALSAACQYGHSKVVDTLLKNGANVHDQLHDGATPLFLASQEGHVTVIRQLLSSGAKVNHPREVRPHSHTIIEDLNRGTDIFISCLTLFLLLFYLHVTFLPFCSSSLHSLPYPPPPLQDGTAPLWMAAQMGHSEVVKVLLLRGADRDADRKDGSTALFKAAFKGHNAVIEELLKFSPSLGLLKNGSTALHAAVMGDNHKSVNLLLGANADPTLPNKNNELPADLTKSNRILRALRPHILNGSS from the exons ATGTCGTTCAAG TTTGGCACCACAGCCCTGATGGTGGCGTCCTACAGCGGCCACTATGACTGTGCCAGGGAGCTGATCATGCAGGGAACTGACATTAACCTGCAGAGAGAG CAGGGACACAATGAAGTAGTGAAGCTGCTCTTTGAATTTGGTGGCTCAACTGAATTCCAGACAAAG GACGGTGGCACAGCCCTCTCTGCAGCCTGCCAGTATGGCCACTCTAAGGTGGTGGACACTCTGCTGAAGAACGGCGCCAATGTCCATGATCAGCTGCAT GATGGTGCCACTCCACTCTTCCTTGCTTCACAGGAGGGTCATGTGACTGTCATACGTCAACTTCTGTCATCTGGAGCCAAAGTTAACCACCCTAGGGAAGTGAGGCCACACTCCCATACAATAATAGAGGACCTCAATAGAGGGACTGACATCTTCATCTCTTGtctcaccctcttcctccttttATTTTATCTCCATGTAACTTTTCTCCCCTTCTGTTCCTCCTCACTCCACTCCCTaccgtacccccccccccctctccaggaTGGCACAGCCCCCCTGTGGATGGCAGCCCAGATGGGACACAGTGAAGTAGTGAAGGTTTTACTTCTGCGTGGTGCAGATCGGGATGCTGACAGAAAA GACGGGTCAACTGCACTATTCAAGGCAGCTTTCAAAGGACACAACGCTGTCATTGAGGAGCTCCTCAAGTTCTCCCCTTCATTGGGCCTTCTCAAG AATGGTTCCACAGCCCTCCACGCTGCTGTCATGGGTGACAATCATAAAAGTGTAAACCTTCTGCTGGGGGCCAACGCAGACCCCACACTACCCAACAAG AACAATGAACTGCCAGCAGATCTTACAAAGAGCAATCGCATCCTGAGGGCTCTGCGACCGCACATCTTAAATGGAAGTAGTTGA